In a genomic window of Chitinophagales bacterium:
- a CDS encoding response regulator transcription factor, whose protein sequence is MNVLIVEDEPLNAQGLQKLLLKIKPNIQVLAVLDTVQSSVEWFKTNSVPDIVFMDVQLADGLCFEIFNKVEITAPIIFTTAYDQYAIHAFKVNSVDYLLKPIIKEDLQKSLQKLERLASASQLMQDQLKLLIKSVYTKDKQYNERFLVHDKGGMAPILSDDVAYFIKESLIYLVTTDNQKLVTDYNTLDELDEFVNPEKFFRANRQMLIHKNQVLSYKKHYTGKMTVHIKLEPKMEVDVSREKSNDFLNWLEH, encoded by the coding sequence ATGAATGTTCTAATTGTAGAAGACGAACCATTAAATGCACAAGGGTTACAAAAATTACTCTTAAAAATAAAACCAAACATACAAGTGCTGGCAGTGCTAGACACCGTGCAAAGCAGCGTGGAGTGGTTTAAAACCAATAGTGTTCCGGATATTGTGTTTATGGATGTGCAATTGGCCGATGGTTTATGTTTTGAGATATTCAACAAAGTAGAAATTACAGCACCAATTATTTTTACTACTGCATACGATCAATATGCCATTCACGCATTTAAAGTAAATAGTGTGGACTATTTACTAAAGCCAATTATTAAAGAAGATTTACAAAAATCGTTGCAAAAATTAGAGCGCTTAGCCAGTGCATCGCAACTGATGCAAGACCAACTAAAATTGCTAATTAAAAGTGTGTACACCAAAGACAAACAATACAACGAACGTTTCTTGGTACACGACAAAGGCGGCATGGCACCTATACTTTCCGATGATGTAGCATACTTCATAAAAGAATCGCTTATTTATTTGGTAACTACCGACAACCAAAAATTAGTAACCGATTACAACACTTTAGATGAATTAGATGAGTTTGTAAACCCGGAGAAATTCTTCCGCGCCAATAGGCAAATGCTCATTCATAAAAATCAAGTATTGAGCTATAAAAAACACTACACCGGAAAAATGACCGTACACATTAAACTAGAACCCAAAATGGAAGTGGATGTAAGCCGTGAAAAGAGTAATGATTTCTTAAACTGGCTTGAACACTAA
- a CDS encoding histidine kinase, which produces MFRKFSPEMQAGIYTLTCIYILFTFVWFMIFHNESVVWKVEAAIASLFFIIVLGIMVRAIDRSLDIHLPFESNATLRFFIQLAITVFVLEVLRFGILINVQKLFPEPLIKFNVSREMRLIGFAGDVILSATLVLSMMVYHFVNRWKESSLRATRLEKEKATVQFENLKNQLNPHFLFNSLSSLNSLIFEDAKLASEFLHQLSKVYRYLLNNHEKTSVSLETELEFIQSYIRLLETRFQQALKIEVSVSDISLPKQITPVSLQVLIENALKHNIASTKQPLKISIRDEGNFLVIENNLQRKAVIQYSHQKGLNQLKTLYSYITKEPIQIIETAQLFTIKIPLV; this is translated from the coding sequence ATGTTCAGGAAATTTTCGCCCGAAATGCAAGCAGGCATTTACACGCTCACTTGCATTTATATACTGTTTACCTTTGTGTGGTTTATGATTTTTCACAACGAAAGTGTTGTATGGAAAGTTGAAGCTGCCATTGCCAGTTTGTTTTTCATTATCGTGCTTGGCATAATGGTGCGAGCCATAGACCGCTCCCTAGACATACATCTTCCATTTGAAAGTAATGCTACACTGCGCTTTTTTATTCAATTAGCCATTACCGTTTTTGTATTAGAAGTTCTTCGATTTGGTATATTGATAAACGTGCAAAAACTATTTCCTGAGCCACTCATAAAATTTAATGTATCGCGCGAAATGCGGCTTATTGGATTTGCCGGAGATGTAATTCTATCTGCCACACTTGTACTTTCTATGATGGTTTACCACTTCGTAAACCGCTGGAAAGAAAGCAGCCTGCGTGCTACCCGTTTAGAAAAAGAAAAAGCAACCGTACAGTTCGAAAACTTAAAAAACCAACTCAATCCACACTTCCTCTTCAATAGCCTTTCATCGCTCAATAGTTTGATTTTTGAAGATGCAAAACTGGCTTCGGAATTTCTCCACCAACTCTCTAAAGTTTATCGCTACTTACTAAATAATCACGAGAAAACTTCCGTGAGCTTAGAAACAGAATTAGAATTCATTCAAAGCTATATCAGGCTCCTCGAAACCCGCTTTCAACAAGCATTAAAAATTGAAGTAAGTGTAAGCGATATTTCTCTTCCAAAACAGATAACTCCGGTGAGCTTACAGGTACTTATAGAAAATGCCCTTAAACACAATATTGCATCGACCAAACAACCGCTAAAAATTTCTATTAGAGACGAAGGCAACTTCTTAGTTATTGAAAACAATTTACAACGAAAAGCAGTAATTCAATACTCACACCAAAAAGGTTTAAACCAGCTAAAAACTTTATATAGCTACATAACCAAAGAGCCTATTCAAATTATTGAAACAGCACAATTGTTCACCATAAAAATTCCATTAGTATGA